A genomic segment from Streptomyces sp. NBC_01233 encodes:
- a CDS encoding VOC family protein has protein sequence MSVQLNHTIIHSRDNRESAEFLAHVLDLQVGSEWGPFIPVETSNGVTLDFATVPAESITPQHYAFLLSEEEFDVAFEKIRSAGVPYFADPHGKHPGEINHNDGGRGVYFTDPAGHGMEIITRPYGYQEPGTNG, from the coding sequence ATGTCCGTACAACTGAACCACACGATCATCCACTCCCGTGACAACCGGGAGTCCGCCGAATTCCTGGCGCACGTCCTCGATCTCCAGGTCGGGAGCGAGTGGGGACCCTTCATCCCCGTCGAGACCAGCAACGGCGTCACCCTGGACTTCGCGACCGTCCCGGCCGAGTCCATCACCCCACAGCACTACGCGTTCCTCCTCTCCGAGGAGGAGTTCGACGTGGCCTTCGAGAAGATCCGGTCGGCGGGCGTCCCGTACTTCGCGGACCCGCACGGCAAGCACCCCGGCGAGATCAACCACAACGACGGGGGCCGCGGGGTCTACTTCACGGACCCCGCGGGGCACGGGATGGAGATCATCACGCGCCCGTACGGCTACCAGGAGCCGGGCACGAACGGCTGA
- a CDS encoding PE-PGRS family protein, translated as MESARGTEDEWAGLKYGTAVAERVREALAWNRAAPDWILVRLLDTTPGHLLWRRDLPEAVLDAAVDHPEWSVRARLAETRVQRGMSAERWSRLLLAEAAGRRRYALLTVAVAAGARLTDEAYEVLAGDPSGAVREALLELPAVPAAAAVALTADPVPAVRAAACHAAWPDLDAAARARLAADPVERVRVAAVAARHDEEPITETDFEAVSTAHDVAALRLDRDLAARLCADAVPEVRRRLAGNPYLDPDLVALLAADPQADVRRAVSLRPELTEEQRAAVEVDIDPRRLRNAIPWVVALHEDEEAMRRLAASGHVLLRSSVAMARRLPPDVVERLARDEDRVVRLFLAERCDDAPADMLLEVWQWWNGSLSTPDRPYGHPNFPRRDLLRYAEDPHPRLRQLALDDPDSTPALVERFSRDEDAEVRLRAATDPRLSADSAVRLLDDPDSGVRATAARHPRLPVPVLIRLLGEEATAGAAALNPALPVAVMDRMTATGS; from the coding sequence ATGGAGAGCGCGCGGGGGACCGAGGACGAGTGGGCCGGGCTGAAGTACGGGACGGCCGTCGCGGAGCGGGTCCGTGAGGCCCTGGCCTGGAACCGCGCCGCACCCGATTGGATCCTGGTGCGGCTGCTGGACACGACCCCGGGCCACCTGCTCTGGCGGCGCGACCTGCCCGAAGCGGTGCTGGACGCCGCCGTGGACCACCCGGAGTGGTCGGTTCGCGCCCGGCTCGCGGAAACCCGGGTCCAGCGGGGAATGTCGGCCGAGCGCTGGTCCCGGCTGCTGCTGGCCGAAGCGGCGGGGCGGCGGCGGTACGCCCTCCTCACGGTCGCCGTCGCGGCCGGGGCCCGGCTCACGGACGAGGCGTACGAAGTGCTCGCCGGGGACCCGTCCGGCGCGGTCCGGGAAGCCCTCCTCGAACTGCCTGCCGTGCCCGCCGCGGCAGCGGTGGCCCTGACCGCCGACCCGGTGCCCGCCGTCCGGGCGGCAGCCTGCCACGCCGCCTGGCCGGACCTCGATGCCGCGGCCCGGGCACGGCTGGCCGCGGACCCGGTCGAACGGGTGCGGGTGGCGGCCGTGGCGGCCCGGCACGACGAGGAGCCGATCACCGAGACGGACTTCGAGGCCGTGAGCACCGCCCATGACGTCGCCGCCCTCCGGCTGGACCGGGACCTCGCCGCACGGCTTTGCGCCGACGCGGTCCCGGAGGTGCGCAGGCGCCTGGCCGGGAACCCCTACCTGGACCCGGACCTGGTCGCGCTCCTCGCCGCCGACCCGCAGGCCGACGTACGCCGTGCCGTGTCCCTGCGACCCGAGCTGACGGAGGAGCAGCGGGCAGCCGTGGAGGTGGACATCGACCCGAGGCGGCTGCGGAACGCGATCCCTTGGGTGGTGGCGCTGCACGAGGACGAGGAGGCCATGCGCCGCCTCGCGGCCTCCGGCCACGTGCTGCTGCGCAGCAGTGTCGCGATGGCCCGGCGGCTGCCGCCGGACGTGGTGGAACGGCTGGCCCGGGACGAGGACCGGGTCGTACGGCTCTTCCTCGCCGAGCGGTGCGACGACGCGCCGGCGGACATGCTGCTTGAGGTGTGGCAGTGGTGGAACGGCAGTCTCTCCACCCCCGACCGGCCCTACGGGCACCCGAACTTCCCGCGGCGCGACCTGCTGCGCTACGCCGAGGACCCGCATCCGCGGCTGCGGCAACTGGCGCTCGACGACCCGGACTCGACACCCGCGCTGGTGGAACGCTTCAGCCGGGACGAGGACGCGGAGGTCAGGCTGCGCGCCGCGACCGACCCCCGGCTGTCGGCGGACTCCGCGGTACGGCTGCTCGACGACCCGGACAGCGGCGTACGCGCGACGGCCGCCCGGCATCCGCGGCTGCCCGTGCCGGTCCTGATCCGGCTGCTCGGCGAGGAGGCGACGGCGGGGGCGGCGGCGCTGAACCCGGCGCTGCCGGTGGCGGTCATGGATCGGATGACCGCCACCGGTTCATGA